In Mycobacterium gallinarum, a single window of DNA contains:
- a CDS encoding amino acid ABC transporter permease, with protein sequence MTDVDTSPPSAPAAIDAIPLRHPWRWVAAVVIIILVALFLYGAATNPAYRWSVYMQYLFNERVLSVGVLNTLQLTLYSMVLAIVLGVVLAVMRLSANPIFQAVSWVYLWIFRGTPIYVQLVFWGLIPTIYQNIRLGVPFGPAFFELNLQVLSIPFLLAILGLALNEAAYMAEIIRAGISSVPEGQMEASTALGMSWGMAMWRTVLPQAMRVIIPPTGNEVISMLKTTSLVTAVPFTLDLYGITSREIAARTFEPVPLLLVAATWYLVITSILMVGQYYLERHFARGASRKLTTKQLEALAKAQGLAGEAHP encoded by the coding sequence ATGACTGATGTCGACACGTCGCCACCCAGTGCTCCGGCCGCAATCGATGCTATTCCTCTGCGTCATCCGTGGCGGTGGGTGGCGGCGGTCGTCATCATCATTCTCGTCGCGCTGTTTCTCTATGGCGCGGCCACGAATCCGGCATACCGCTGGAGTGTCTACATGCAGTACCTGTTCAACGAGCGGGTGTTGTCCGTCGGTGTACTCAACACGCTGCAATTGACCCTCTACTCGATGGTGCTGGCGATCGTGCTGGGCGTCGTGCTGGCGGTGATGCGACTTTCTGCGAACCCCATCTTCCAGGCGGTGTCGTGGGTGTACCTGTGGATTTTCCGCGGCACGCCGATCTACGTTCAGCTCGTCTTCTGGGGCCTGATCCCGACGATCTACCAGAACATCCGGCTCGGGGTGCCCTTCGGGCCGGCGTTCTTCGAGCTCAATCTGCAGGTGCTGTCGATCCCGTTCCTGCTGGCGATCCTCGGTCTGGCACTCAACGAGGCGGCCTACATGGCCGAGATCATCCGCGCCGGAATCAGTTCCGTGCCAGAGGGACAGATGGAAGCGTCGACCGCGTTGGGCATGTCGTGGGGGATGGCGATGTGGCGCACGGTGTTGCCGCAAGCGATGCGCGTGATCATTCCGCCGACCGGCAACGAGGTGATCAGCATGCTCAAGACGACGTCGCTGGTGACCGCCGTGCCGTTCACGCTCGACCTGTACGGCATCACGTCCCGTGAAATCGCCGCGCGGACCTTCGAGCCCGTGCCGCTGCTGCTCGTCGCGGCGACCTGGTATCTGGTGATCACGAGCATCCTGATGGTCGGGCAGTACTACCTGGAGAGACACTTCGCCCGCGGCGCGTCCCGCAAGTTGACGACCAAACAGCTCGAGGCGCTTGCCAAAGCACAGGGACTGGCGGGAGAGGCGCATCCATGA
- a CDS encoding ABC transporter substrate-binding protein, translated as MLRECQDRRGKLLRIAGVFAATGALLLSGCASGTNTSESETGSPTAAADKVEEIANTVPEAIKESGKLIVGVNIPYAPNEFKDPSGKIVGFDVDLMNAIAGTLGLEAEYRESDFAKIIPSIQGGTYNVGMSSFTDTKEREESVDFVTYFSAGILWAQRPGSPIDPNNACGKKVAVQATTTEETEELPAKSKACVDAGKPPIEIVSFDGQDAATNAVVLGQVDAMSADSPVTSYAIKQSNGKLEAAGEIFDSAPYGWPVQKGSPLAQSLQKALEHLIESGKYEEIAKNWGVENGMIDKPVINGAIN; from the coding sequence GTGCTACGTGAGTGTCAAGACCGCCGAGGGAAACTTCTGCGTATCGCGGGTGTGTTTGCTGCGACTGGCGCACTGCTCCTCTCGGGGTGCGCGAGCGGTACCAACACCAGCGAAAGTGAGACCGGCAGCCCGACGGCCGCCGCCGATAAGGTCGAGGAGATCGCGAACACCGTTCCAGAGGCGATCAAAGAGTCCGGCAAGCTGATCGTCGGCGTCAACATTCCTTACGCGCCGAACGAATTCAAGGATCCCAGCGGCAAGATCGTCGGCTTCGACGTCGATCTGATGAATGCGATAGCCGGAACTCTGGGGCTGGAAGCCGAGTACCGCGAATCGGACTTTGCCAAGATCATTCCATCGATTCAGGGCGGCACATACAACGTCGGGATGTCGTCATTCACCGACACCAAAGAGCGCGAGGAATCGGTCGACTTCGTCACGTATTTCAGTGCGGGCATTCTCTGGGCGCAACGGCCCGGCTCGCCGATCGATCCGAACAACGCGTGCGGCAAGAAGGTTGCGGTGCAGGCCACCACGACCGAGGAGACCGAGGAGCTGCCGGCCAAGAGCAAGGCATGCGTCGACGCGGGCAAGCCGCCGATCGAGATCGTGTCGTTCGACGGGCAGGATGCCGCAACCAACGCCGTGGTGCTCGGTCAGGTGGACGCCATGTCGGCCGACTCGCCCGTGACGTCGTACGCGATCAAGCAGAGCAACGGCAAACTGGAGGCCGCAGGCGAGATCTTCGACTCCGCGCCCTACGGGTGGCCGGTTCAGAAGGGTTCGCCGCTGGCGCAGTCCCTGCAGAAGGCGCTCGAGCATCTGATCGAGTCGGGTAAGTACGAGGAGATCGCCAAGAACTGGGGCGTCGAGAACGGGATGATCGACAAGCCAGTTATCAACGGCGCCATCAACTAG
- a CDS encoding HdeD family acid-resistance protein, with protein MESPARPSMLPHLWKSALATGILVLILGVLILWRPAAAIFVTAIFFGAYLLVTGISQVVMAFSLKSSLGGRVLLFIGGAAALVLAVLCFINFSNSIELLAIWIGIGFIFRGVATLMSAVSDPTLPGRIWEIFIGVLGLIAGIIMFAWPMEGLVAVTQVTGIILIFLGAAEIGTAFAIRKASKGLGGAAPAPSTEAPVS; from the coding sequence ATGGAAAGTCCTGCTCGACCAAGCATGCTGCCGCACCTTTGGAAGTCGGCACTGGCCACCGGAATCCTGGTGCTGATTCTCGGGGTCCTGATCCTGTGGCGGCCCGCGGCAGCGATCTTCGTCACCGCCATTTTCTTCGGCGCTTATCTTCTCGTCACCGGCATCTCGCAAGTCGTCATGGCGTTCAGTCTGAAGTCGTCCCTCGGCGGCAGAGTCCTGTTGTTCATCGGCGGCGCGGCGGCACTGGTGCTGGCCGTCCTCTGTTTCATCAACTTCTCGAACTCGATCGAGCTGCTGGCAATCTGGATCGGCATCGGCTTCATCTTCCGCGGCGTCGCGACGCTGATGTCGGCGGTCTCGGACCCCACCCTGCCGGGACGCATTTGGGAAATCTTCATCGGCGTGCTGGGTCTGATCGCGGGCATCATCATGTTCGCGTGGCCCATGGAGGGGCTGGTCGCCGTCACCCAGGTCACCGGCATCATCCTGATTTTCCTCGGCGCAGCCGAGATCGGCACGGCATTCGCCATTCGGAAAGCCTCCAAGGGCCTCGGCGGCGCCGCGCCTGCACCTTCGACAGAAGCGCCGGTGAGCTAA
- a CDS encoding amino acid ABC transporter ATP-binding protein — protein MTPMVKAESVCKSFGALEVLKGITLEIGKGEVLVMVGPSGSGKSTFLRCINHLEQVNAGRLYVDGELIGYRDKGSKLYEMSPRDAAKQRREIGMVFQHFNLFPHRTALENVIEAPIHVKRLKKAEALARGKDLLRQVGLSEKADAYPAQLSGGQQQRVAIARALAMSPKLMLFDEPTSALDPELVGEVLEVMKKLAAEGMTMVVVTHEMGFAREVANHLVFMDGGVVVESGPPREVLSNPQHERTKAFLSKVL, from the coding sequence ATGACCCCGATGGTCAAGGCCGAATCGGTCTGCAAAAGCTTTGGCGCGCTGGAAGTTCTGAAGGGCATCACGCTCGAGATCGGCAAGGGCGAGGTGCTGGTCATGGTCGGCCCGTCCGGCTCCGGCAAGTCGACGTTCCTTCGGTGCATCAACCATCTCGAGCAGGTCAATGCCGGCCGGCTCTATGTCGACGGTGAGTTGATCGGCTACCGCGACAAAGGCTCGAAGCTGTACGAGATGTCGCCCCGTGACGCCGCAAAGCAGCGCCGCGAAATCGGAATGGTGTTCCAGCACTTCAACCTGTTCCCGCATCGCACCGCGCTGGAGAACGTCATCGAGGCACCCATCCACGTCAAGCGCCTCAAGAAGGCCGAGGCGCTGGCGCGGGGCAAGGATCTGCTCAGACAGGTTGGGCTGTCGGAGAAAGCCGACGCCTATCCGGCTCAACTCTCCGGAGGACAGCAGCAGCGGGTCGCGATTGCCCGTGCCCTGGCGATGAGCCCCAAGCTGATGTTGTTCGACGAGCCCACCTCGGCACTGGACCCCGAGCTGGTCGGTGAGGTTCTCGAGGTAATGAAAAAGCTTGCCGCCGAGGGGATGACGATGGTGGTGGTGACCCATGAGATGGGCTTCGCCCGCGAGGTCGCCAATCATCTGGTGTTCATGGACGGCGGTGTGGTGGTCGAAAGCGGGCCGCCTCGTGAGGTGCTGAGCAATCCCCAACACGAACGGACGAAGGCGTTCCTGTCAAAGGTGCTGTAA
- a CDS encoding response regulator, translating to MGADSTPTVMVVDDHPIWRDAVARDLAEDGFTVVATADGVAAARRRAAVVLPDVVVMDMRLSDGDGAQATAEVLAVSPSSRILVLSASDEREDVLEAVKAGATGYLVKSASKQELGDAVRATAQGRAVFTPGLAGLVLGEYRRIAASPEAGPATPSLTERETEILRHVAKGLTAKQIATRLSLSHRTVENHVQATFRKLQVANRVELARYAIEHGLDE from the coding sequence ATGGGAGCTGACAGTACCCCGACGGTGATGGTGGTCGACGACCATCCGATCTGGCGGGACGCGGTGGCCCGCGATCTCGCCGAGGACGGATTCACCGTCGTCGCCACCGCGGACGGTGTGGCGGCGGCGCGTCGCCGGGCCGCCGTCGTGCTCCCGGATGTCGTCGTGATGGACATGCGACTATCCGACGGCGACGGCGCGCAGGCGACCGCGGAGGTGCTTGCGGTCTCGCCGTCTTCGCGAATCCTGGTGCTCTCGGCGTCCGACGAGCGGGAAGACGTGCTGGAAGCGGTAAAGGCCGGTGCGACAGGCTATCTCGTGAAGAGTGCCTCGAAGCAGGAACTCGGTGATGCGGTGCGCGCCACCGCGCAGGGCCGGGCCGTCTTCACTCCGGGACTGGCGGGTTTGGTCCTCGGCGAGTACCGGCGAATCGCGGCGAGCCCAGAAGCAGGGCCAGCCACCCCGAGCCTCACCGAACGGGAGACCGAGATCTTGCGGCACGTCGCGAAGGGACTGACCGCGAAGCAGATCGCCACCCGACTCTCGTTGAGCCACCGGACTGTCGAGAACCACGTCCAGGCCACGTTCCGCAAGCTCCAGGTCGCGAATCGGGTCGAATTGGCCCGGTACGCGATCGAACACGGCCTGGACGAGTAG
- a CDS encoding DUF2339 domain-containing protein — MTEQRALIARVSADFSAISQYMARVSADLSALDRLLSEQPPYPVPYAPQYQYQYPPQVQPPATPPAYPAYPAYPAPPVAQKAPRDQGWIGKLLAVAGVAVTLIGVVLLVVLAAQAGILRPEIRVAGGALLAGALVGVGVWLYRRPGGRVGAIALAATGVAAAYIDVIAVTTIYGWVSAPVGLVTAAIIGGGGLTLARRWDSQQLGVLVLVPLTVLAPVVTDGVTLLLVGFMLALAAASLPVQLGKDWIWLHCARIAASTFPLLLALLGLYFDDRSDLWLVGACTIAAGLAVVAALILLPRTTNRVLMALVTGAGVLPALCVALVADRVVAALMAAVVAATFLAIVLIGNRVAGVDGAVRPIWAALSAISATIAVLVAFDGYVTGPVLLAMAIVVAVAARREATARWVALGLAGVGAAFYLSYAPPSSLIYATETDTATAVSTLIASLLLIAFAVVIVWTLDGPDSAMWAGAAVVAAYAMTTFTVTAGVLIGGEERGFFAGHMAATICWIVMAAALLIYAARLPRATRSLPIGGGLALVGAAMAKLFLFDLGTLDGIFRVAVFIVVGLILLGMGAGYARLLDKQDQQQDNTL; from the coding sequence ATGACCGAACAACGCGCTCTCATCGCCCGGGTCTCCGCCGATTTCTCGGCGATATCGCAGTACATGGCGAGGGTATCGGCAGACCTCAGCGCACTGGACCGCCTGCTGTCCGAACAGCCGCCCTATCCGGTGCCGTACGCGCCGCAGTACCAGTACCAGTACCCGCCCCAAGTCCAGCCGCCTGCTACGCCACCGGCGTACCCGGCGTACCCGGCGTACCCGGCGCCACCGGTGGCGCAGAAGGCGCCGCGCGACCAGGGGTGGATAGGCAAGCTGCTCGCCGTCGCGGGTGTTGCCGTCACGCTGATCGGCGTCGTGCTGCTGGTCGTGCTCGCCGCACAGGCAGGCATTTTGCGTCCCGAGATCCGGGTCGCCGGCGGTGCGTTGCTGGCGGGCGCGCTGGTCGGGGTGGGCGTCTGGCTGTACCGGCGGCCCGGTGGCCGGGTCGGGGCCATCGCCCTGGCCGCGACCGGTGTCGCCGCGGCCTACATCGACGTCATCGCGGTGACGACGATCTACGGCTGGGTGTCGGCGCCCGTCGGTCTCGTCACCGCCGCGATCATCGGCGGCGGCGGGCTGACCTTGGCCCGGCGGTGGGACTCACAGCAGCTCGGTGTGCTGGTATTGGTCCCGCTGACCGTGCTGGCTCCCGTGGTGACAGACGGAGTCACGCTGCTGCTCGTGGGCTTCATGCTTGCCCTCGCCGCCGCGTCGCTACCGGTGCAGCTGGGCAAGGATTGGATCTGGCTGCACTGTGCGCGGATCGCCGCCAGTACGTTTCCGCTGCTCCTCGCCCTGCTGGGGCTGTACTTCGACGATCGGAGCGACCTGTGGCTGGTGGGGGCGTGCACCATCGCAGCGGGGCTGGCGGTGGTCGCCGCGCTGATCCTGTTGCCCCGGACCACCAATCGTGTGTTGATGGCGTTGGTGACCGGCGCCGGTGTGCTGCCCGCGCTGTGTGTGGCGCTGGTTGCCGACCGGGTGGTCGCCGCTCTGATGGCGGCCGTCGTGGCGGCGACGTTTCTGGCGATCGTGCTCATCGGCAACCGCGTGGCCGGCGTCGACGGCGCGGTGCGGCCGATCTGGGCGGCGCTGTCGGCGATCTCGGCGACGATCGCGGTGCTGGTCGCGTTCGACGGTTACGTCACAGGTCCGGTCCTGTTGGCCATGGCGATCGTGGTGGCCGTCGCCGCGCGTCGTGAGGCGACTGCACGGTGGGTCGCGCTTGGCCTGGCCGGAGTGGGCGCCGCGTTCTATCTCAGCTATGCACCGCCGAGCTCGCTGATCTACGCCACCGAAACCGATACCGCGACAGCGGTGTCCACGCTGATCGCCAGCCTGCTGTTGATCGCTTTCGCCGTGGTGATCGTGTGGACGCTCGACGGTCCCGATTCGGCTATGTGGGCGGGGGCGGCAGTGGTCGCCGCGTATGCGATGACCACCTTCACCGTCACCGCGGGTGTGCTGATCGGCGGCGAAGAGCGCGGTTTCTTCGCTGGGCACATGGCCGCGACGATCTGCTGGATCGTGATGGCGGCCGCCCTGCTCATTTACGCCGCACGGTTGCCGCGAGCCACTCGATCGTTGCCGATCGGCGGGGGATTGGCGTTGGTCGGGGCGGCGATGGCCAAGCTCTTCCTGTTCGACCTCGGCACCCTGGACGGCATCTTCCGGGTTGCGGTGTTCATCGTCGTTGGCCTGATACTGCTGGGAATGGGCGCCGGCTACGCTCGCCTGCTCGACAAGCAGGACCAGCAACAGGACAACACGTTGTGA
- the macS gene encoding MacS family sensor histidine kinase: MPAASQPDPATPLWRAAQVFRLLSCIYALGFQIAVNGELDRPAIGWTLFAVLLAWSAMCAFAYLRGFGRRASWVVAEIVVVVALILSTEFVASEQWAFANQSWPTTLWATNATISAAILSGPIAGMLAGVAVMIASTIVKGFINYDLGRNATIVIELAVGLAVGMAAQTARRAHAELEQAARLAASHQERERLSRQVHDGAIQVLALVSRRGREIGGATAELAELAGEQERALRRLVSSADTETPAGEMADVGALLRKRASDVVSVSVPAEPVLLDTATAGELYGAAANALDNVTAHAGPDARAYVLLEDLGDSVTVSIRDDGVGIAKGRLEQAVGEGRVGVAKSIVGRMNWLGGSAKLTTSPGCGTEWELTVPRR; encoded by the coding sequence ATGCCGGCGGCGAGCCAACCGGATCCGGCCACGCCGCTATGGCGGGCAGCCCAGGTTTTCCGTCTGCTCAGTTGTATTTACGCACTGGGCTTTCAAATCGCGGTCAACGGCGAACTGGACCGTCCGGCGATCGGCTGGACGCTGTTCGCGGTGCTGCTCGCATGGAGTGCGATGTGCGCGTTTGCATATCTGCGTGGCTTCGGCAGGCGCGCGTCCTGGGTGGTGGCCGAGATCGTCGTCGTCGTCGCGCTGATACTGTCCACCGAGTTCGTCGCCTCCGAGCAGTGGGCGTTCGCCAACCAGTCGTGGCCGACCACGCTGTGGGCGACCAATGCCACGATCTCTGCGGCCATCCTGTCCGGACCGATCGCCGGAATGCTGGCCGGGGTCGCGGTGATGATCGCCAGCACCATCGTTAAGGGCTTCATCAATTACGACCTGGGTCGCAACGCGACAATCGTGATCGAGCTCGCGGTCGGACTCGCGGTCGGCATGGCGGCACAGACGGCACGGCGTGCGCACGCCGAACTCGAACAGGCCGCGCGGCTGGCCGCCTCGCACCAAGAACGGGAGAGGTTGTCGCGCCAGGTGCACGACGGCGCCATACAGGTGCTGGCGCTGGTATCCCGTCGCGGCCGCGAAATCGGCGGAGCCACAGCCGAATTAGCTGAGCTGGCGGGCGAGCAGGAGCGCGCCCTGCGCCGACTCGTCAGCTCGGCCGACACCGAGACGCCGGCCGGGGAGATGGCCGACGTCGGCGCACTGTTGCGTAAACGGGCCTCGGACGTGGTGTCGGTGAGTGTGCCCGCCGAACCAGTGCTGCTGGATACGGCCACGGCGGGCGAGCTGTACGGCGCCGCCGCGAACGCGTTGGACAACGTGACTGCACACGCCGGCCCAGACGCCCGCGCCTACGTCCTGCTCGAGGACCTCGGCGACTCGGTGACGGTCAGCATCCGCGACGACGGCGTCGGAATTGCGAAGGGCAGGCTGGAGCAAGCGGTCGGGGAGGGCCGCGTCGGGGTGGCCAAATCGATTGTCGGACGGATGAATTGGTTGGGTGGAAGCGCGAAGCTCACCACCTCGCCGGGATGTGGGACGGAATGGGAGCTGACAGTACCCCGACGGTGA